DNA from Desulfatiglans anilini DSM 4660:
CACTTCGCCCGGTCCACCACCGGCCGGAAGGAGCGCCAGTCCCCTGTCCTGTAGAAGCGCGCGTTGCCCGGCTGACTTACCACGCAGCCCACTTCCAGATCCCCGCAGCGAAGATCCCTCTCCGATTCAACCATGACGGGCCTCCTTCCGGGAAAAGGCCGACGGCAGCACCTGCGTTTCCTCGTAGGCGCGCATCAGGGCCTGGATGTTCTTCTCCGCCACCCGGCCGAAGCGCGCCCTGAGGGCTTCGGTCAGCTCCGCCGGCGGAAAGATCTCATCGGCCTTCAACAAAGCCCCCAGCATGGTGGTGTTGG
Protein-coding regions in this window:
- a CDS encoding 2-oxoacid:acceptor oxidoreductase family protein; protein product: NTTMLGALLKADEIFPPAELTEALRARFGRVAEKNIQALMRAYEETQVLPSAFSRKEARHG